The Heliangelus exortis chromosome 24, bHelExo1.hap1, whole genome shotgun sequence DNA segment AAAGGTTTTGTCTCGCCtagagaagaaagcaaatgctGTGACACACGTTTCCTGAGCAGAGCCAGAAGCACCTGAAAATGTCAAGGTTAAATGCAGCAACAAGAAGTGTGATTGGTGTTGAAAAGGGGACATCCACCCTCTCTCTTCCCACCGACAATCTTGCAGCAAGCTCCCGCGGCTCCGTTACCTGACGAGGTCTGGGGCAGTCACAACAAGGTTGAGGAAAATCCCACACAAAGTCTGCAAACTCATCTCAGTGCTGGTCAGAGGAGTCAGGGACTTGGACTCGGTGGTCAGCACCTCCCACTGATGGAGGAAGTACtcacacagcagtgctggggccCCTGCTGAGATGAGGATGTCCCGGGGCCTGTCCTCTGCTGTTAGGTGGCAAAAGCCAGGGAGCAGCAatctggaagcagaaagaaattggAAACATGAGGTGGAATGGATCTGCATCCAACTTCCCAAGAAGAGGCGTGGAACTGGGAAGCAGGGGAATATTCTAGCAGGTTGGTGCTAAAATGGATCAAACCTGTGCTTAAAAGACAAACCTCAGAGCATCCCGGGGTAAGGCAGAGCCCTCGGGGCTGAGCAGCTGTGGCTGGGGcagtcctgcagctgggctgccCTCCTCAAAAAGCTTCTTGGAATAATGAACAAGGAAAGGCAAGAGCTCACAGATCTCCTGCTTGAGGGAGGATGTCTCCTCTGCCATCCAGGCCCCAAGGATTCGAACAGAAGCAAATATGAAAGGATCTTGTAGCTCCTCCTGTTTAACCTGcatggagaagaaagcagacagaaaatgaaacattagGGCTATTTTTCTCTTGAGCTACTGCAGGTAAAAAGCCCACAGTGGATTACCTGTCTCAAGTAGAATATCACAGCTCCAAAAGCCTCCTCCATAATCCTCATGAGCTgcattttctgctcctcttctaGAAGTGGCTTCTCTTCTTTCAGGCACTCCTGGATCCCCATCTCAATAAGGACATAGCAGGCTGTTAccacttcttttttcccttccacctCCAAGGGATCTGGCTCTTCCAAGGTCAGGCGGACCTCCACACAGGCCAAGTTCACCAGCAAAGCCAAAAACTTGCTCCCAGCACTCCCTGCTGGGATCCACTCTGATCCACAGGCCTGCACGAGGCAGGCAGCAAGCTTCAGAGCAGGGTCCCGCTGCCTGTGGCTGAGTTTACTGCCCAAGATGTCAGCCAACCCTCTGTAAAGCCTGTGGAGGCACTCAGAGCCCTGAGAGTCCTGTGTGAGTGGTGGTGACAGGGGGATGAAGCGAGGCAGAACTTCACACAGCTCAAATTTGGTCATGTCTTCAGCCTTGAGGAAATCATCCGAGAGCTTGCTGAGCAGGGCCAGGAGGTGTGGAGCATCTCTCTGCCAGCACCTTGCCTCTGCCAGGGCCAACAGCCCCACCAGCAGTGTCAAGGCACGGGCAGAGCCATGGCTGCAACTGATGTAGGCCTGGCAGAGGGCAGGCACAGTCCCTTTGGTCACCAGTTCTCTGGGGCCTCTGGTGGTGGCCAGGACAGCACTCAGGCACTGGTATGCATCATCCACCATGGACTCGGGATTGCCGGGGGAAACCAGGATGTCATTGAAGGTTGGGATTTTGTTCAGGATCTGGGAGTGACCGGCTAGCTCTGGATCGGTGCAGAAACAGGCCAGGAGTGTGAGGCCCAGAGCCCTGAAGGTGTGTGGGGGGCACCCGGCCGGGGGctgcctggagctcagcagccGATTGGGAAACGTGAATCCAATTGCATCGAAGATCTGGCGGCGGGTCTTGGCGTCTAATTCTCCAGCTTTGACCGCTTTGGTCACCTGGAAGGGAAAGCAGGGGATCAAACGTGGGAAAATCAGAAACCTGAGCTGAACCCGTAACCGCTCAGCAGGTCACTCGGTCTCGGTGCTGACCCAGAGCTGTACCAAGGTACCACAGCACACCCCGAGCCAGACGAGGCTCCCCGCACCTCACTGACTGAGCCCCGAGGCCCTGCACCGCCCCGGTCACGGCTGCAACCCCCGCCCGGGCTCgcctcccccctgccccttcccgAGGGATCGGCGCGGCCCCGCAGCGCTCcctcaccagcagcagagctgcgAACTGCTCGTTGTCGTCCCTCGCCTCTCGGAGCGCACCGAGGCACCGCCTCAGTGTGGCCTCTCCGTCCCCGCTGCCCGAGGCCATTCCCGGGGCTCTCCCGCCGCTTCCCTCACTCCCGTGCCGCCCGCCTCCTCGCCTCTCGGCCAATCCTCGCCTCGCCGCCTCGCCGCGGACCAATCGCCTTCCTCCTTGTTGGGATGTCCCCGAAGCCACCGCCTCCGCTCGGCCTGTGGGCGAATCACCTGTGGCTGCGCTGCCTCCCCGGGGCCGCTGCCTGCGGGAGggcggccccgccccgccccgggccGCTCTGATCCGGGACGGGCGGCTCCGAGCCCCGGTACCCACCGGACGGCGGCGGTAGAGGCGGTCCCGGTTCCGAGAGGCGGCAGTTCAGCTTCcggggtgaggagggggtggAGCGGGcacccgcccgcccgccgctgCCATGGCCGCGGGGCTTGAGGCCGCGCTGCCCCCCGGCCCGCCGCGCTGGAGGCCCGGGCCCGCCCGCTGCacggccccgccgcccgcctGAGGCCGCCGAGCTCCCCAAGCCATGCGCCCCTGGTACGTACCCGCGGCTGCCCGGTACCCCGCGCTCCTCCTCCCGGCGGGCCCCGGGCCCGGCCCCGGGGGCACTGAGAGGGCCGGGGGGCTCCGTCCTGACAGCCGGGACGGTGCAGAGCGAGCCCCGCCGGTCGCTGCCCACGCCCCGGACCGAGTCTGAGCGCTCCTCGTCCCGCCCGGGCCCGCGGAGCGGGGATGCGGGGTGAGAGCTTGGGCTGAGCGGCCCCGCGTCCGCGCCTCCTCCCGGGAAGTTTTCCGCCTGCCCCCGTTCCTTTGGGTGCTCCCGCCGCTGCCGGTCCCTTGAGGTGAATTCCCCCGACGGGTGCTGAAGCGATGGACCCTAACAGGATTGCGTTCGTTTCTTCAGAAGGGACCTATTTAACTTTTTTGTGCCTGACAGTGCTtcgtgacttttttttttttttttttttttttttttaatgtatttattaattgtGTAATAGTTCATGTTTCTGTATTGCGTCACCCAGAGCTGATTTAGTGACTGATGTTCAGTGACACACGAGGCTGTAAAAGAGCCCTTGGCATTAGGAAGCGTGAGAAGGAGCATTAATGCTCTCATCAGCTCTGACCTGTGGAGCAGAGCACGGGGCCACACAGGCTCTGGCTCCGTGTTTCTCAGCGCTGCTCTCGTCTTGTCCCTCGGTGTCTGGCTGGTACCAGCTGGCACCAGCACCCACACAGTGGCACCGTggggcagctgtgctgggctgctcagTGCCTGCCTTATGCTCGTGGTGCTGTTCCCTGGGTCAGCCTCTCTGAAACTGGAATTTCCCAAATGCGTCTCCGGGACCCCGTGAATTGTGACTTTGTGGTGTGGGGGGGTTTTACCACTCCAAGTGAGGGAGGGGGAAGTCACAAGGGTGTTGTGGTGGTGTTCGACCCTGGGAACTTTGCTGCTGTGGATCTGATTTCAGTGTCCTCCATCAGGAGCCCAGCTGCTGGGCTAAGCCACAGCAGATAAatcattccttttcttctgcaaatgCTCCGTGCTCTTCATAACACCATCTGAATCTGGAGGCACCAATTGCCAGTGGATGTTTTGTATCTTATATGTTTCTAgaaccctgctgctgcccacaaAGGCCATGGAGAAGAGGTTGGAAGCCAAGTTCAGCATCAGCGCCCGATTTCTGTCACAGTTCTGCCTGGGAAGACCCAGGGAGCTGAGGAGTCTGCAGCTGCTCTACCTGTGTGTGTGCCTCTGTGCCTTGTGCTTCTCTGCAGGTCAGTCTTTGTTCTCTCTGACACTGCCTgcacttttaattattttattaatttcactTACCTGCTTGAAGCAGGCTGGGGAGTagtttggtgtttggttttttttcagccctgGGGTGTTTAAGACTGTCCCAGTATGTCAATAGTCTGTATTTACCTACAGGCAATGTAGGTAAACCTAcctatgttttttttatttcctcttcataCTTGAGTTAacccaacctcctgctcaagTAATATGGAAGTCTTCACATAATGGATTGTGTGGGGgcttatatttatttattttaaaacttgagGTTCTGACTTTTCAGAGACTTTTTATGTTCCTGTGAGTGTTTTCTGGCCACGTTTTCACCAAGGAATGGTATTTTTTCCTATGCGTGCATGTAGCAGTCACCGGATCTTAGTTaagtttgctctttttttttcttttttttttttttctaattttttttccttcttcctctttgttcACGTTGCAATGAGTAATTGGTTCACAGCAGTGGTGACCTCAGTGTAGATCAACCTGTGTGGCAGCTGCCAGCTGCTCTCTCCTTGCTGGAAGCTTGTTCTGCCTTAATGACAGGAAGATTTGAGCAGggggttgttttgctttgtttctcagATACATGGAGGACATGttctttgctcttctttcaCCAGACCCTCCTGAACACTCTCCAAGTGACTGATTTGATTAAACTAATGAGCTGCGTGACCTTAATCAGCTGATTTAGAACCTGGAAAGACATCTCTGTCTTCCTGGTCCTAGCAAAGGGTCCTCAGCACTGTGTGTTTGTCAGGTGGATCTCGTGTTTCCTTGGAGTTTCCTGCTTggcatttgctgttttttggggagtccagagctggagctgtgaacCCTGGCTCAGGGTGGGGGTGTTGGGACAGTGCTGCGGTGTCTGAGGGCTACAACTGTGCAGGCTGATGAGCTTGGGTGGAAACAAATATCACTGGATGTGACATGAATCTCCTGATACAGTCAGTTTTCCCCCTGCAgagtttttgttcttttggtcTTGTTTGTGTCACCGAGGCAGCAGAGTTTGTTAAACAGAAGAGGAATTACAGCTGCCTGGAAGTCAGCGTGGCGGTGCGGCATGACGCGAGACGAGCTGTGCTGACATAACTGCTTACATGTGACAGATTAAAAAGTCCAGAGAGTCAAGCCTTTAATCATTAATCTGATATCAGGAGGGATTAACTGCCTGAGCAAGTCTGTGAACCTGAGTTTATTAATAGAAACTCTTCTTGTCCATTCCATTCCCTGTGAGCTGCATCGCCGGGACAGGGACTCCCAAGTTCTAAGAGCAGCCTGTTCACTCCTGATTGCCTGCTCACTTCTTCCTGGGAGTTACCTGAATTTTTTAGCCATCTGTGTACAGCAATTCAGAAACCATGTTGGCCAGTTTCAGATAAACATGTTCTAGGTGGGCACTGGAAAAGTTCTGGAAATGAGTTGAATGCTCTAGGCATGGCAGTGTTGTCTCATCTCAAACCCAAACTTTTCCTTGGCGTGGTGTGAGTTTACCTTTTGGGTTGAAACTCCATGGGAGATTTCACACAGAAGGTGTGTAAATCTGACTATTGTCCTTCACTTTAAACAGGACACTTTATCCattctaggagaaaaaaaaatcattgtatGTGGATACCTTTAATAATCAGGAATAGCAAAGCTGTTACACCTGCTGGGGTGTTTGGGACAACTGAATTACAATtaaattaatcctctgctttcCCCTGTTGCTTTCTTTGGTCATACGAGGTTACTCAGGTTATACAAGGTTATAAAATTGCTCTgaccttccctttcctcctgcacGTGGGGATGGTGAATATGGATATAATGCAACATAAAGCCTGTATTCATTCAGAGTCACTGGAGTAGTAATATGTTACTGAACTTTATATGCTGCCAAGGTGTTAGGATTTAAATTCatacttatttattttgatggaaaaaaaaaaagtttcccttTCGTGTTGTATTCAACAATTCCATTCTTGACCAGCAGGGAGTTGGGTCTGCAGCATATTCTCCAGCTAAACCACTTAGAGTCCAGAGACTTGGTTTGTAAAGTAATCTTTCAGTGACCTGTTATCCCTtgggtgctgagcacagcaCAGTGTAACAATCCCATAGGTCATTAATCTATTTTTAGAGAGTCCTTAatctgcagagctctgagtCTTGGAAGCCTTTAATCCATTGATCCCTGCAAGCACTCTGATTTTTCatgctaagaaaaataaaaatccatatgCAAAGCAGTTACTGCTTTAATGCTGACCTGAGGTCTGAAGTAAATTGGCTCTTAAAAGCCATGTTTGGGGAATTGCTGTTAGAGACAGCACTGCAGTGGAACAGGGGCTGAGGACAGACCATGCAGACCTCTTCTAGATGTAGCAACTTCTGAATTAAAGCAATTTCAGTCTGAAAGTGACTGAAAGGGGGCACTGTTCCCAGAGCTCCCCTTTAAGGCAAACTATAAGCAGGGAGGCAATGCTGTTTGCTGTGTTTCCTGCACGTGGGATTCCTGGGTTCAGTTTCTGCCTCTTAAGTTGCTGTGTTACCTCAGCCTTGCCTGACAGTTTCCCCTGAAACAGGagtgcttctgttttcttttgttagaTGAATTTAGCTCTGGTGCTATCAAGAAGGGTCATGGTCCCAGTGGTAGAAGGTGCAGATAGTGATGAAGATCTATTGCCCACTGCTTTAAAGGATTGAaaactctctcttttttttttttttttttttttgtcttccctcctctttcccagatgcaaacTGGAACAGTTCTAAATGCAAGCTGGAGAGGATCCTGTTTGGTGGCCATTTGAGGTTGTGGGGAGCTCaccacctgcagctcctggaaggGTTTCATACTGTCCGGTCCTGTCAGACTGCTTGCTGCCAGAGCCCCACCTGTGATGCCTTTTGGTTCTTGGAAAACATGTGCATCCAGGTGAACTGCACGATGCCTGGCACGTGTCAGGCAAACAGGACTGGCTTCTCTGACtctgttttggtgtttttaaagaaatggaaaagcacAGAGCACTTGCTTCCAACAGAAGGTGGTGTGAAGCTCTCGTTTCGCAAGTGGTTGGACTGGGGCATCCCTGTGCAGGGGAAGAAAAGACTGCAGAGGTCATTCCAGAAGCAGAGCTTGGCAGGGAACAGGCTGGAACTCCTGAAAAGGGATATGGCAGCCAACCCCAGCAGCGAGGCTGCACCCACAGACAGCAACTCCAGAAGCAGCCCAGAGGAAGCAGAGCACCTGAAGGATCAAGTGCTGAGGCAGTTGGTGGCAGACAAGCCTGCTCCTGAAGGGCATCCAAATCAGAAGAAAGACTCACTGGCAAAGGGACAGGATCCAGGGGAGCAGAAAGCCAAAAGCCCATTCCCTCCTAAGAGCAATAATGTGAATAGGTCAAGTGATGCAGATGGTGTGGGCTTGCTGCAGGTGAGTGTgactgctggggctgcagtggGGCAGCTGGAACCCTCCTTCTCAGCCTTGCTTTATCTACTTTATGACTTCCAGCTACCTTTCTGGGTGTCTTTTCATCATCCTGTCAACAAAGCAAGGCCAAgggttgggttgtttggtttttgggggggcaGGGTTTTTCACTCCTAGCTGGGACAACTGTCTTTGAGAGGTGAGGGGAGATGGAGGTCATGATAATGCTTCTCCTTTGTATAATCACACAGTGTACTTTCCAGATGAGCAGGAAAGGCAAGATGTGAGGTCAGTGGGCAGGTGCCTGGGAGATGAAAACTGTTCcctggaaaaacacattttagatCCACGAAATAAAATAGGCTGGTTTCCTTTGAGTGTTAAATTGAGGCAGCTGAGTACATTATTTTATAGACTCATGGAGAGTTTCCAGCACACTTCCCATGCCAGCCTGCTTGCATGAGTTGGCATCTTAGTGCCaacttttttgttctgtttttgaAGAGTGCTTCAGTTTTGCAAATCCACAAAGCTTGCATTTGCATTGGTTGAATGAAACCAGTTCAGTCTCTATTCCAAGCTTGTACAATGTTAACCTTGTAAATCTGGATGTTAAAGAGAAACTGGCACCTTTGAATTGTTACATgatgtttgtattttaaatctGCAAATAGTTCTTTCAGCCTTAACATACAGAAAAGGCCATGCACTGCTTTGTGCAGCTGTTCCTTAAATACCTTATGCCACGTTCCTAGGATTTGGCACTGTTGAAGCTTAATGCCTTTTGGAAACTTGTCTGAATTATTTCTCTCCCTTGTATTCAAATCTTGGTTCCAGGTAGGGCTGTGACTGAGCCAccaccctgcagagcaggatgTGGAGAGCAGCCAAGGCACACATCTGAGAGCTCTGGGACAGCCTGGTTGGGGTGTGAAATCACTCACTAAAACTTTAcaaatgtttgatttttctaGAGCCCCACAGCATTTTGGGCTGAGTCAGGATCTCAGCTTTCTCTCTACCCTGCAATGCTGCAGCATTGCCACCCTGCCTGCTCTTGCCTCCTAATTCTGAGATGTACACAGTGACCCCAATCTCTCAGCTGTTACACGTGCAGTGCCTGAGCAGATTTCTTCACAGTCTTAAATGtcttctgctgctcttgggAAACAGTTGTTGTATCTTCTGCTTGCTCAGTTTTCTCTGTTGTGTTCCAAGTTGTTTTGTTACTGTTCAGTGCCTTCCCACTAAGCTGGTTGCAAGTATTACATTCCATAGATTAATCAGCTTCTGGATATTGCTGAGTACCCAGGAAGCAGCTCTCTGGTGGCATTAAGGTgtgctgctgggtttgctggggaagggcttttCTTCTCCATACTGGTTTTTGCTAGTAAGAAAATCCATATGTCTTGACAAAATGCAGGGTCATCAAAATAAAGAACTTCTTACTAAAATATGTTGGCTGTGATGGAATTCCTGGCAGTCACATTTTTGAGGTTTAGGATAAGAAGTtttgaggaggagaaagaatgaaaaaatccACCTTAACAGGAGTATCAAGTTGGTGCTGGTTCTACCTAGCCCCAGGCTAATTCCTTGATTATTGAACCATCCAACTTTCACTTGCAAAATATAAGGCAAGCTCTGCAGCTGTCCTTGCATTTCTGACCTGAGAGCAGCTTAATTGAGGCCAAGGATACAACATTCAAGGCTGTGTGCTTGGGATGTGGCCAACCTCACAGGAGGAGATGCTAAAGCAGGGAGTTTTCCAAGTTGGGTTGTTTTCTGGGCTAGAATAAGTTACCCACACAGACTGAGATCAGTAGAACTTCACCTGGGCTAGGCTGGGTCCTGGAGCTCACAGCTTCAGCAGATGAATGCTGTGCAGTTAATGATGGATTCTTAAAAATGGTTTGGCAGATGGGCTTGAAGGAGGGGAGAATACTGGATCATTACTCCATGCAAAGAATATCATACCTGGAAGCATCAAATATCTGAAGTTGGAACAGACATTTGAGGTCAGAGTGGCTCTAACTCCTCTCTAAAAGGGGAGAAATAAATCAATGTGCCTGTTCTCTTCTGTTGACAGACACTGAATGTGTGTCAAGGCAAATCTTTCCCTTTGCTCCTAGGGGCTCAGGGAGAAGTGACAGTTTTAGGAGAACATTGCCTCACTAAGTTTTGATTTTCCTCTTGCAGTTCTGATGgctccatggccatctgcaaGGTCTTTTGCTAATGTGCAGCTGCTGGTAATTTGTGGTTTTAGTGTCCGTGCTATGGAACCAGAGATGGGTGAAGGAGAGCACCAGATAACCTGCAGTGCCCCTGCTCATCATCCCTTAACTAAGGAAGAGAAACTTGTCCTTTTCCATGAAAGTGAGTGACATTTTCCAGGCAccagtggttttggtttttttccctacctaATTTTTGAAATAGTTGTCAAATTTAAAATATAGCAATGCATTTAACAGCCTATCAGGAGAAGTGTTTAAGTGCAGTGTTGCTGATGAGAAgggtgctgcagcactgcagcagctctgcaggcagatgGGAGAAAGCTGCAGCCTTTAAAGTGGAATTGTTAGAGCAGAGTCAGAGATCTCATTCCTGCACCCACCAGTGTTTGACTCTGCTTCCTGCTGGGCACTTGTGTCCCtatgaaggaggaggaaagtcTCTTCACAACCAGCAGTGACTTCACCTGTGGTTTTGTGCCTTAAGAGTCTTTACAGACACAATACAAATTAACTTAGGTTCAGTGTGGGTCCTGATGCACAcagctgctttatttccatCTCAGACAGGGAGTCTTCTCCCAGTCCAGGGGCAGTTAGGGGATGGAATCAAAGTGTTTGAATTTCTACAGTTACTCAGGCCAATGTGCCACTTCTCTCTTATTTTCTAAGCCAATAAGATAGGACAGCTGGCAAACTTCTAGTCTCCTCCTCATTTATCCCTGAGAATGAAGTCTTCTGTTCTTTGCTTTAAAGAATTCAGGGTTATGGAGTAAAGATAAGAAATGTCTCAGCTTGCAAGCATTAAAGGCATTTCTGACTGTTACGTTGCCCCAGGCAAAGCTTATCTAATTCAGGCTCTCCACAGACATTTGGCTGTCAATTCATCCTGAAGACTTCTGGGAGGAAGAGCTTCTGTCTTaactgtaaagatttttttttttttctctaggcaTTAAAAAGTGAGTCAAGGAAGCATCCGGCTTATGGAAAATATTGCCAAGTGAAGTGGCAGCTGTTCTTGTGACCCATCTGGGCTGATTCTTGCTAAGCAGAAAGTGTTTCCCCATAGTGGTATGAAGTCATGGAGACTTTGTGCCTTTCCTCAGGACTCTGTCTCAAGTGTCTGAGATCCTGCCTGGCTGTTCTCCTCTTGCTGCACCAGTATTTCTAACTTTGTCTTATTCATAAGAGAGTCAGTATCCCACCCTGACCAGAGACAATTACTCAcccaaaactgcaaaaaaaccttcttGCAGAGAAGCCTTTGCTGCCTTCATGGCTGCTCCTGGCCTGGCTGGCTGTGGCAGTACCTGAAGGACAGTATTTTTACCACTGACACTTGGTGTTTGCTGAAGCCCAGGATGTTGCCCACCATGGTCTAGAGCAATTTTGCAGTTCCCATTTCCAGGGCTGAATGCCAGCAGCATGGTATTAAAAGCTGGAATATTTCCTTCAAGTTGAGCTTTTGATCAGCTCCTCCAGTGTGGAGTAGCAATGGGCAATTCAGTTCCAAACCCCTTCTCAAGTCAAAGATGGTAAATagcttaatttaaaatatttagcagaTGTTCTCAAAATAGAGTCAGCTCAACAAAATGTGCTacacacttgtgctctgtggtgGAAGGTGAATTGTCAGGAGTATTGCCTGGCAGGCTAAGAACTGGAATGGGGCTGGGTCCTGTGAAAGGAATTTTctgatgaaagaaagaaaattgttcttGCCACTTTGATTATTTTCAATAAAGAGACTCATCCTCTGTGGGTGTGAGCAAGCTCCCTACCCTGGTGGCATCTCCTGTGGCATGGACGTGGGGAGCTCTTTGTGTCAGGTCACCTTGCTTTGAAGAATGATTCTGAAATAGATTTCCTCTTGCTGCTATTATTTGATTATCAGGTAAAAATGCCATTGCAGTGCTCCTGCTTTGTGCTTGCCAACTGCACAGCTTTAGAAACAGGACTATGTGGCCCAAATGAATCCCAGTTCTTGATTGCTGTTTTTTTAGCTTCTGTCTTGTCCCATCTCTCAGTTCTTCTACCCCCACTAACTGCAGTTTTGGACCCTGATCTGTCACGTTTGTTGCATCAGCAGCCACAGTACTTAAGATGCTGTAGGTAAATCAATGGCCTTACCTGGTGTCCAGCTGAGCTAGAAATGCCTGTCTGCTGTGAATGGAGAATGTGGGGAAGAAGCAGCAGTAAAACACCCTGCTTCTGTGAGAAACAAACCAGGGACTTCTCAGCCTCCCATGCTCCCActtaaacacagcaaaacaaaactgatgcTCAGTGTTCAAACTCAGgcaactttttcttttacagaccCACGCAGGAACTTCTGCACCAGAACCTTCAGCCTTGGCCACCTTCTCCAGTCTTGTAGCACAGGGCTCGTCAGCCACAGGAGAGACTGAGAAACCTGGGCAGGCAGATGACACTTTGGTCCATCCTCACTCCTCAGATGTGTTGCCTGCAGTCAGCCCAGTGCCAGGGAAGAGCACAGCAAAGGTGCAGACAGCTACAGCTGTGCCAAGTGGAGTTCCCACAAATGGCAGCGTTCCTACAATCCAGACCAACAGTGCTGCCTCACCAAGTACTACTGCAAACACACCAGGTGAGAACATGCAGTGCTCCTGCAAGTTTAGATCTTGTTGTCAAGCCATTGCAGTATTGAAAAACACAAGATCATTTGAAAAATTATGGTACCTTTGAAAAAGCACTGAgatccctgctgcagcacacatGCTGGTCGGACCTGTTATCTCGTGAGGTCTAAGAATGGGACTTTGGCCTCATAAATCTGCATGTGACCATTTGTTCTGTTTCCAAGAACAGCTTGAAAGTAATGGTGAGATCTGAATTCACAAGCTGAAAGCTGAGAAGTGGTGCAAGGCATAGTCCCCTGGGAACTTTAGTTCTTGTTTTCTATGCATAATTCCTAGGCCCAataataaagagagaaaaataaagcaaatggggaaagaagagaaaggtgaGGAGTCTGAGAGGTTCTTATATGAAATTTCAGTTAAATTTCTGCTCACTTTAATGctaataaaaagcagaaaatccccATCACTGGCTATGGTTTTCAGGTCTTTACAAACTACCTGTCAGTTTATTTGAAACTGAATGGCAACAGAGTTCTTAAGAAAGGGttgaaaagaaaagtaaaaggaacaggtttgtatttttgtgttACCACAGTTGGAGAGGTAGCtatgcagtttaaaaaaaaaatataaatctctTAACCCCCAAgcaatttttcaaaaagaaatacatgGATTCTTCTTGTATTTGTGAAGATCTGGAACTGCAGCTGGTAAATAGCAGTGTTTGTCTTGCTGTGCCATGAGACTGCA contains these protein-coding regions:
- the NCDN gene encoding neurochondrin isoform X1, producing MASGSGDGEATLRRCLGALREARDDNEQFAALLLVTKAVKAGELDAKTRRQIFDAIGFTFPNRLLSSRQPPAGCPPHTFRALGLTLLACFCTDPELAGHSQILNKIPTFNDILVSPGNPESMVDDAYQCLSAVLATTRGPRELVTKGTVPALCQAYISCSHGSARALTLLVGLLALAEARCWQRDAPHLLALLSKLSDDFLKAEDMTKFELCEVLPRFIPLSPPLTQDSQGSECLHRLYRGLADILGSKLSHRQRDPALKLAACLVQACGSEWIPAGSAGSKFLALLVNLACVEVRLTLEEPDPLEVEGKKEVVTACYVLIEMGIQECLKEEKPLLEEEQKMQLMRIMEEAFGAVIFYLRQVKQEELQDPFIFASVRILGAWMAEETSSLKQEICELLPFLVHYSKKLFEEGSPAAGLPQPQLLSPEGSALPRDALRLLLPGFCHLTAEDRPRDILISAGAPALLCEYFLHQWEVLTTESKSLTPLTSTEMSLQTLCGIFLNLVVTAPDLVRRDKTFSSLMDVLLKSLPLLLPQKDHLVLAANFATLGLMMARILMSSAVLQGTPPAKEFFSAAILFLSQAHTTQADPGQEGLVAALSPAYVGAWPDVGELWFLGMQALAACIPLLPWLPGAVLQARWLQSLSELLTRIAPASLDFELIAAFQGVLVELARASKPCRDLILSHHGTEWANLYGMAALEQCLSEQ
- the NCDN gene encoding neurochondrin isoform X2; its protein translation is MASGSGDGEATLRRCLGALREARDDNEQFAALLLVTKAVKAGELDAKTRRQIFDAIGFTFPNRLLSSRQPPAGCPPHTFRALGLTLLACFCTDPELAGHSQILNKIPTFNDILVSPGNPESMVDDAYQCLSAVLATTRGPRELVTKGTVPALCQAYISCSHGSARALTLLVGLLALAEARCWQRDAPHLLALLSKLSDDFLKAEDMTKFELCEVLPRFIPLSPPLTQDSQGSECLHRLYRGLADILGSKLSHRQRDPALKLAACLVQACGSEWIPAGSAGSKFLALLVNLACVEVRLTLEEPDPLEVEGKKEVVTACYVLIEMGIQECLKEEKPLLEEEQKMQLMRIMEEAFGAVIFYLRQVKQEELQDPFIFASVRILGAWMAEETSSLKQEICELLPFLVHYSKKLFEEGSPAAGLPQPQLLSPEGSALPRDALRLLLPGFCHLTAEDRPRDILISAGAPALLCEYFLHQWEVLTTESKSLTPLTSTEMSLQTLCGIFLNLVVTAPDLVRRDKTFSSLMDVLLKSLPLLLPQKDHLVLAANFATLGLMMARILMSSAVLQGTPPAKEFFSAAILFLSQAHTTQADPGQEGLVAALSPAYVGAWPDVGGVGGAGQSQQALQGPDPVTPWHGVGQPVRYGSFGTVFV